One region of Zingiber officinale cultivar Zhangliang chromosome 7B, Zo_v1.1, whole genome shotgun sequence genomic DNA includes:
- the LOC122006769 gene encoding flocculation protein FLO11-like: MNRSSAAAPSPLSGRAVTKGVDEELALFLEMRKLDKERNNLLLHNADELDSPLGSKPGTAPIFKIASSPPIRKPGIDDFLNSDGEKNDYDWLLTPPDTPLFPSLDTESKRSPIGSIDTPKDRPKMLKSRLSNAPDPPKSTLLRQPTSSSGTNSSTLGTRRPSSAGGPSYRASSSVTPDGRPVYSKPTRSSTPTSRATLPSKPLAPLRSSTPVRSSTPTSRPSVPAASKPASRSATPARGSSSSNVPATSIPTRQPSFVTRSSPTLSKSFVPTISKTSPTISKSPAPSRGTTHTLKPKPLKPSDIPGFSHDAPANLKTSLPGRPSSVSRGRPGAPSNRSSSVEPAPTARPRRQSCSPLRGRAANGTVTKGSSVPPPSRQAGCTDNVNPVMMGNKMVERIVNMRRLAPPKKDDQGSTQNNLSIKSSLTPDSAAGFGRTLSKKSLDMALRHMDIRRSVPNNLRPLMANIPASSVYSVRSGSSRSRGISISNSPVATGSPVSSEQSVSSNAIRFDVSEQDD, translated from the exons ATGAACCGAAGCTCTGCGGCAGCACCGTCGCCATTGTCGGGGCGGGCTGTGACGAAAGGGGTGGACGAGGAGCTCGCCCTCTTTCTCGAGATGCGGAAGCTGGATAAGGAACGGAACAATCTTCTCCTGCATAACGCTGACGAACTCGATTCCCCATTGG GGTCAAAACCCGGGACTGCTCCTATATTCAAGATCGCCTCTTCCCCACCTATACGAAAGCCTGGGATTGACGACTTTCTGAATTCTGATGGAGAAAAGAATGACTATGACTG GCTTCTCACGCCGCCAGATACTCCATTGTTTCCATCTCTGGATACTGAATCCAAAAGATCTCCGATTGGTAGCATTGATACACCAAAAGATCGaccaaaaatgctgaaatcaagg TTATCAAATGCTCCAGATCCTCCCAAGAGCACATTGTTGAGGCAGCCAACATCATCATCTGGAACCAACTCGTCCACTCTAGGAACTCGTAGACCGTCATCCGCTGGTGGTCCGTCTTATAGGGCCTCAAGTTCTGTCACTCCAGATGGCCGACCTGTCTATTCAAAACCTACTAGATCTTCCACTCCTACATCACGAGCTACTTTGCCTTCAAAGCCACTGGCTCCTCTGCGATCTTCAACGCCTGTAAGATCTTCTACACCAACATCTAGGCCGTCAGTCCCTGCAGCAAGCAAACCTGCATCGAGGTCAGCCACCCCTGCAAGAGGATCCTCTTCCTCAAATGTTCCTGCCACCTCTATACCAACAAGACAACCATCTTTTGTCACAAGATCCAGTCCAACACTTTCTAAGAGTTTTGTGCCAACAATTTCCAAAACCTCACCAACAATATCTAAAAGTCCAGCACCATCACGAGGAACCACTCATACCTTAAAACCCAAACCATTGAAACCCTCGGATATCCCTGGTTTTTCTCATGATGCACCTGCCAACTTGAAGACATCTTTGCCAGGGAGACCCTCCTCCGTCTCTCGTGGTAGACCAGGAGCACCCAGCAATCGGTCATCTTCTGTTGAGCCTGCACCCACTGCCAGACCAAGGCGGCAGTCTTGTTCTCCATTAAGAGGGCGGGCTGCAAATGGTACCGTCACAAAAGGTAGTTCCGTTCCACCACCAAGCAGACAAGCAGGTTGTACTGACAATGTGAACCCCGTGATGATGGGAAATAAGATGGTTGAACGCATAGTCAACATGAGAAGGCTTGCACCACCAAAAAAAGATGACCAGGGATCGACCCAGAATAATCTTTCCATTAAATCTTCTCTTACACCAGATAGTGCTGCTGGCTTCGGAAGGACTTTATCAAAGAAATCATTGGATATGGCATTGAGGCATATG GATATACGACGAAGTGTTCCCAACAATCTGAGACCATTGATGGCAAATATTCCAGCATCATCGGTTTACAGTGTGAGGTCAGGATCCTCAAGAAGCAGGGGAATCAGCATTAGTAATTCACCTGTCGCCACAGGCAGCCCAGTCAGTTCAGAACAAAGTGTCAGTAGCAATGCCATCCGTTTCGATGTGAGTGAACAAGATGACTAA
- the LOC122006771 gene encoding signal recognition particle receptor subunit beta-like, with protein MEQWRLQIEEWVRLQPVEQFYVAVAVLVFTLAFFGLFRILRRTKSNTIVLAGLSGSGKTVLFYQLRDGSPHLGTVTSMEPNDGTFVLHSELEKKGKLNPVRLVDVPGHSRLRPKLDEFLLYAAGVIFAVDSLDFLPNCRAAAEYLYDILTKSTVVKQRIPILILCNKADKVTAHSKEFIKKQLEKEIDKLRASRSAISAADLTSEYTLGVPGEAFHFSHCRNKVTVAEASGLTGEISQVEQFIRELVKP; from the exons ATGGAGCAGTGGAGACTGCAAATTGAAGAATGGGTTCGTCTGCAACCTGTAGAGCAATTTTATGTTGCTGTTGCAGTTCTAGTATTTACCCTTGCTTTCTTCGGTTTGT TTCGTATACTGAGACGTACAAAGTCCAATACCATAGTGCTTGCAGGATTAAGTGGTAGTGGGAAAACTGTTCTGTTTTATCAG CTTCGTGATGGCTCTCCCCATCTAGGAACTGTCACTTCAATGGAACCAAATGATGGTACCTTTGTGCTGCATTCTGAGCTGGAAAAG AAGGGAAAACTAAATCCAGTTCGTTTGGTTGATGTTCCTGGGCATTCAAGGCTAAGACCAAAGCTTGATGAGTTCTTGCTTTATGCAGCTGGTGTCATTTTTGCTGTGGATAGCTTAGACTTCTTACCAAACTGCAGAGCTGCTGCTGA GTACTTGTATGACATACTGACAAAGTCAACTGTGGTGAAGCAGAGAATTCCTATTTTGATACTGTGCAACAAAGCAGATAAAGTGACGGCACATTCTAAGGAATTCATTAAGAAACAGTTGGAGAAGGAAAT TGACAAGCTTCGTGCATCAAGAAGTGCAATTTCAGCTGCTGATTTAACCAGTGAATATACGCTTGGGGTGCCTGGAGAAGCGTTCCATTTTTCTCATTGCCGAAACAAGGTAACCGTGGCTGAGGCATCAGGGTTGACTGGAGAAATATCACAAGTCGAGCAATTCATAAGAGAGCTAGTGAAGCCTTAG
- the LOC122006768 gene encoding uncharacterized protein LOC122006768, giving the protein MAVQIAGGFLQWSQLSAAPSPSAMRMVLSSPFLPARPSKLSRAGSVELRRRRRSEEKALRCACSASAEHFEGDAGELARKIEELAFELQRRMGDGGWRCEGGGASSAAPSASFFSPDSEGSSVSPMPDWLSLRPDPPDWSTQMVPASVEMNANSVDLPLSLRIIKRRKRQEKGWFREASEMACCSVKRAFSSMVFMIRELLSYTLQLRGELFHGDLQGVLAQVQREMNSSFVWLFQHIFSRTPTLMVSLMLLLANFTVYSMGHLDAAAMAAPNSLARSVTESVVIEDHRQSHRDRSPIVKLFSSPGRTASVGGSGVGGGGKTRPVAGATGDERSDDGSSVYRTILPDGISSAPASVNAEKVGENKKGETLDEARSWNAILEEASRMQAATRDAALLDRDTLRRLLSPVTAELEPDVDYPEYLRTELMYQEALSEEPENPLLLANFAQFVYLVRRDLDRAEHYFKRASSSKPADADALSRYASFLWLAKKDLEAAEETYLEAISADPSNTFHAANYAHFLWNTGGEDTCFPLNEDGDDQ; this is encoded by the coding sequence ATGGCAGTTCAGATCGCAGGCGGCTTCCTGCAGTGGTCGCAGCTGTCCGCCGCCCCGTCGCCCTCCGCCATGCGGATGGTTCTCTCCTCGCCCTTCCTCCCCGCCAGGCCCTCCAAGCTTTCTCGAGCTGGCTCCGTCGAACTTCGAAGAAGACGGCGGAGCGAGGAGAAAGCGCTGCGCTGCGCCTGCAGCGCGAGCGCTGAGCACTTCGAAGGTGACGCTGGGGAGCTGGCGCGGAAGATCGAGGAATTGGCCTTCGAGCTCCAGCGGCGGATGGGAGACGGAGGATGGAGGTGCGAAGGCGGTGGCGCTTCCTCGGCCGCCCCCTCTGCTTCCTTTTTCAGCCCCGATTCGGAGGGTTCTTCTGTGTCGCCTATGCCGGATTGGCTGTCCCTCCGGCCGGATCCGCCGGACTGGTCCACCCAGATGGTGCCGGCGAGCGTGGAGATGAACGCCAACAGCGTGGATCTGCCGCTGTCGCTGCGGATCATCAAGCGGCGGAAGCGGCAGGAGAAAGGGTGGTTCCGAGAGGCGAGCGAGATGGCTTGCTGCTCCGTCAAGCGCGCCTTCTCGTCGATGGTGTTCATGATCCGCGAGCTGCTTAGTTACACTCTCCAGCTGCGGGGCGAGCTCTTCCACGGAGACCTCCAGGGGGTCCTCGCGCAGGTGCAGCGCGAGATGAATTCTTCATTCGTCTGGCTCTTCCAGCACATCTTCTCCCGCACGCCGACCCTCATGGTCTCCCTCATGCTCCTCCTCGCCAATTTCACCGTCTACTCCATGGGCCACCTCGATGCCGCCGCTATGGCGGCGCCCAATTCGCTGGCGCGATCGGTGACCGAGTCGGTTGTGATTGAGGACCACCGCCAGAGCCACCGCGACCGCTCCCCCATCGTTAAGTTGTTCTCCTCCCCTGGGCGAACTGCTTCCGTTGGAGGCAGCGGCGTGGGTGGTGGAGGGAAGACGAGGCCGGTGGCCGGTGCAACGGGTGACGAGCGGTCGGATGATGGATCCTCTGTCTACCGGACGATCCTCCCCGACGGGATTTCGAGTGCTCCTGCTTCCGTCAACGCAGAGAAGGTGGGGGAAAACAAAAAGGGTGAAACGTTGGATGAAGCAAGATCTTGGAATGCCATCCTCGAGGAGGCGTCGAGGATGCAAGCGGCCACGAGGGACGCGGCGCTCCTGGATCGGGATACGCTCCGGCGGCTCCTATCGCCTGTGACGGCCGAGCTTGAGCCCGACGTCGACTACCCGGAATACCTGCGCACCGAGTTGATGTACCAAGAGGCCCTGTCGGAGGAGCCGGAGAACCCGCTTCTCCTTGCCAACTTCGCACAGTTCGTCTACCTCGTCCGCCGCGATCTCGACAGGGCGGAACACTACTTCAAGAGGGCGTCGTCGTCGAAGCCGGCGGACGCCGACGCGCTGAGTCGGTACGCAAGCTTCCTTTGGCTAGCGAAAAAGGACCTGGAAGCGGCGGAGGAGACCTACTTGGAAGCCATCTCCGCCGATCCCAGTAACACCTTCCACGCCGCCAATTACGCCCACTTCTTGTGGAACACCGGCGGCGAGGACACTTGCTTCCCCCTTAACGAAGACGGCGACGACCAGTAG